In Nocardia sp. NBC_00403, one DNA window encodes the following:
- a CDS encoding AAA family ATPase: protein MATRGWDRVGGLPAATANFVGRDRELETISTLLLSSARLITLTGPGGIGKTRLAAEAVRRYHKARSVPVYWARLARLVKGCDRAAVEEEVAKAVLDVDFSGRSVFDALVETFAVADAAGRDRQIVLVLDNCEHVVVGAGELIAELLEAVPGLSVVATSREAIGWIDERLVEVPPLTREQALALFRQRAEQAGHPIAEREQITTVESICRHVHNHPLYIQLAAARMRLQPLASILDELSGRAADGRMRWSPGPRFGVDPRHRAVGDVIAWSYELCTDTERLLLDRMSVFAAGYDPNPQDNIGDRVLDVGADLEAIQAVCADDPGTDAVVRVMIDEVEGLLERLVDQSLVSVHMTATTVRYSLLESIRVFAQQRLIERSTGEMNDEPARLAARHRRYYRDKVLYAASHWFGPTERDLLDWARAEWDNLLTAIESSLATPGESVLGLEICVGLMVLRVPFFAGSLRETRRWTERTLAATRVLRPQPVELQTDAVAQLVLILLCQGQLEDAERMLEDCILLCLPEARADWRQNPETDIGLPAAVEFAWGAELLLARSDRRAITVLTRAADKAHRLGSEGPASMCEMFAALAASMLGSPHQAREIPRRNLDNATASGAWWTKSWAELAWAITLTQHGNPTEALAVGRAALAQQLPTGDQWGALWAVEIRIWSLAQIITDTIAAANPDRATLTALATEAAQLAGGTKTLRARIGVGIENMGPFGAETAKAIGIVRRVLGDNTFTVAETRGSRLRPELTEVQQLALGTLHIEQPARNDTRSPWNELSTAERQVAILAAAGWTNTAIAARRGNSSRTIDAQVSAIFQKLVITSRADIIGFVPKNHIDHVQTEATRRPHLHRHQPHR from the coding sequence GTGGCGACCAGAGGTTGGGATCGCGTCGGTGGCCTACCCGCAGCCACCGCGAACTTCGTTGGTCGTGACCGTGAGCTGGAGACGATCAGCACCCTGCTGTTGAGTTCGGCCCGGTTGATCACGTTGACCGGGCCGGGAGGGATCGGTAAAACCCGGTTGGCGGCCGAGGCCGTGCGGCGTTACCACAAAGCCAGAAGCGTACCGGTGTATTGGGCGCGGTTGGCCCGGCTGGTCAAAGGCTGCGACCGTGCCGCTGTCGAGGAAGAAGTCGCCAAGGCGGTGCTGGATGTCGACTTCTCCGGTCGGTCGGTGTTCGACGCGTTGGTCGAGACGTTCGCCGTCGCCGATGCGGCGGGGCGGGACCGGCAGATCGTGTTGGTGCTGGACAACTGCGAGCACGTCGTCGTCGGTGCCGGTGAGTTGATCGCCGAACTGCTGGAGGCGGTGCCGGGGCTGAGCGTCGTGGCGACCAGCCGCGAGGCGATCGGCTGGATCGACGAGCGACTGGTCGAGGTGCCCCCGCTGACCCGCGAGCAGGCGTTGGCATTGTTCCGGCAACGGGCCGAACAGGCTGGCCACCCGATCGCCGAGCGCGAGCAGATCACCACGGTCGAGTCGATCTGTCGCCACGTGCACAACCATCCGCTCTACATCCAGCTGGCCGCTGCCCGAATGCGTCTGCAACCACTGGCGAGCATCCTCGACGAGTTGAGCGGCCGGGCCGCCGACGGACGGATGCGCTGGTCGCCCGGACCACGGTTCGGAGTTGACCCCCGTCACCGGGCGGTCGGCGACGTCATCGCCTGGTCGTACGAGCTGTGCACCGACACCGAACGTCTGTTGCTGGACCGCATGTCGGTGTTCGCCGCGGGCTATGACCCCAACCCGCAAGACAACATCGGTGACAGAGTCCTCGACGTCGGGGCCGACCTGGAAGCCATCCAGGCTGTCTGCGCCGACGACCCCGGCACCGATGCGGTCGTGAGGGTGATGATCGATGAGGTCGAGGGGTTGCTGGAGCGTCTGGTCGACCAGTCGCTGGTGTCGGTACACATGACGGCGACGACCGTGCGATATTCGCTATTGGAAAGTATCCGAGTATTCGCCCAGCAGCGACTAATCGAACGCTCCACCGGCGAGATGAACGACGAACCAGCCCGGCTGGCTGCGCGCCACCGCCGTTACTATCGCGACAAAGTCTTGTACGCGGCGTCCCACTGGTTCGGTCCCACAGAGAGGGACCTGCTGGATTGGGCCCGCGCCGAATGGGACAACCTGCTGACCGCGATCGAGTCCAGTCTCGCCACACCGGGCGAATCCGTACTCGGCCTGGAGATCTGCGTCGGGCTGATGGTCCTGCGCGTCCCGTTCTTCGCGGGCTCGCTGCGAGAGACCCGCCGCTGGACCGAACGCACCCTGGCGGCCACTCGTGTCCTGCGCCCGCAGCCGGTCGAACTCCAAACAGACGCTGTGGCCCAGCTCGTGCTGATCTTGCTGTGTCAGGGCCAGCTCGAAGACGCCGAACGAATGCTCGAAGACTGCATCCTCCTCTGTCTGCCCGAGGCCAGGGCCGACTGGCGACAAAACCCCGAAACCGATATCGGCCTGCCCGCCGCTGTCGAATTCGCGTGGGGCGCTGAACTGTTGCTGGCCCGCAGTGATCGGCGAGCCATCACAGTCTTGACTCGCGCCGCCGACAAAGCCCACCGTCTGGGCAGCGAAGGCCCCGCCTCGATGTGCGAAATGTTCGCCGCGCTGGCCGCTAGTATGCTCGGATCACCGCATCAAGCCCGCGAGATCCCCCGACGCAACCTCGATAACGCCACCGCATCGGGGGCGTGGTGGACGAAATCCTGGGCCGAACTGGCCTGGGCGATTACGCTCACCCAACACGGCAACCCCACCGAGGCGCTCGCCGTCGGACGCGCCGCGCTGGCACAGCAACTCCCAACGGGCGACCAATGGGGTGCGTTGTGGGCGGTGGAAATCCGAATATGGTCGCTTGCCCAGATCATCACCGACACGATCGCCGCCGCAAACCCCGACCGAGCCACCCTCACCGCCCTGGCCACCGAAGCCGCTCAACTTGCCGGAGGGACCAAAACACTCCGCGCCCGAATCGGCGTCGGCATCGAGAACATGGGTCCCTTCGGCGCTGAAACCGCCAAGGCGATCGGCATCGTGCGCCGCGTGCTCGGGGACAACACCTTCACCGTCGCCGAAACCCGAGGCTCTCGGCTGCGCCCCGAACTGACCGAGGTCCAACAGCTCGCTCTGGGCACACTGCACATCGAACAACCCGCCCGCAACGACACCCGATCGCCTTGGAACGAACTATCCACCGCGGAACGGCAGGTCGCGATCCTGGCAGCGGCCGGATGGACCAACACCGCCATCGCCGCACGCCGAGGAAACTCCTCCAGAACCATCGACGCCCAGGTCAGTGCCATCTTCCAGAAACTGGTCATCACCTCACGCGCCGACATCATCGGATTCGTCCCCAAAAACCACATCGACCACGTCCAAACCGAAGCCACCCGACGACCGCACCTGCACCGCCACCAACCCCACCGATAA